A region from the Halobacillus mangrovi genome encodes:
- a CDS encoding YitT family protein encodes MPPLMKHIIEYGLVILGSFFVALAFNVFLLPNNIASGGVAGISTITKGVFGWEPGIVQWVLNIPLFITGVLILGKNFGIKSFVGTLVLPMFVLLTSDLDAATPDPLLGAIFGGMGVGLGLGIVFRGRASTGGIDLAAQVLHKFTHLPLGISVAMLDGLIVLTSAVVFSLEEGLYALIGLFATSRTIDFVQVGFNTSKNVMIITECVDDVRDAIFEEIDRGVTVLSGAGGYTDRERRVVMCVVQQNEFIKLTQTVKMVDPGAFVVAMNATEVLGEGFKTT; translated from the coding sequence ATGCCTCCATTAATGAAGCATATAATCGAGTATGGGCTCGTTATATTGGGCTCTTTTTTTGTGGCATTAGCGTTCAACGTATTTTTGTTACCGAACAACATCGCATCAGGCGGAGTAGCTGGGATCAGTACAATTACAAAAGGTGTGTTCGGGTGGGAACCAGGGATCGTCCAGTGGGTACTCAACATTCCGCTGTTCATTACCGGAGTCTTAATCTTAGGGAAAAATTTCGGTATCAAATCATTTGTTGGAACATTGGTCCTGCCGATGTTTGTGCTTTTGACAAGTGACTTAGATGCAGCGACACCTGACCCGCTCCTTGGAGCCATATTCGGTGGTATGGGTGTAGGTCTTGGGCTTGGAATCGTTTTCCGAGGACGAGCATCAACGGGCGGCATCGACCTTGCCGCTCAGGTACTGCATAAATTCACCCATCTCCCTCTTGGGATCAGTGTAGCCATGCTAGATGGACTGATTGTCCTCACATCGGCAGTCGTCTTCTCGTTAGAAGAAGGGCTTTATGCACTGATCGGATTGTTTGCGACAAGCAGAACCATAGACTTCGTACAGGTCGGATTTAATACATCGAAAAACGTCATGATCATTACCGAATGTGTAGATGATGTACGCGATGCCATTTTTGAAGAAATTGACCGTGGTGTGACAGTGTTAAGCGGGGCTGGAGGCTATACAGACAGAGAACGGCGTGTTGTGATGTGTGTCGTTCAGCAAAACGAATTTATTAAATTGACACAAACGGTGAAAATGGTCGACCCTGGTGCTTTTGTCGTGGCCATGAATGCTACAGAGGTGCTCGGAGAAGGTTTCAAAACGACGTGA
- a CDS encoding PDZ domain-containing protein, whose product MELWFLELIKGLGRMFIQPYLYIAVLMVLFLSQRRIKEERKAFGTRIFDRFSEWKGTLATSLIAGGCLSIFSLGAGMVLPLSFLWLLGLALILVSLPLKLSMYSASYSLGITALMLLALPYMPEYGPIESWKVSLLETPMTSIAVLMSVMLFVEAVLLLRTSKAQTFPERIKGSRGMWTGQHRSTKMAIVPFVALFPAGSIEALASWWPLLHIGEESFGLVLVPFVIGWEWVAKGQSPEKVAKTIGRHTFVVAIFVLLLTIGSIIYNPLSLAAIGAGLVGRIFIQVLHRLKEGGQSFFSPDARGLRVLGVIPKSPGAQMGLTPGELIVRVNARQVRTERQFYEALQLNGGFNKIEVRDEWGENRYVQRALYEGEHYELGLVFLEPPEREETVGLYV is encoded by the coding sequence ATGGAACTTTGGTTTTTGGAACTGATAAAAGGGCTGGGAAGAATGTTTATCCAACCTTACTTATACATAGCTGTCCTTATGGTTTTATTCCTGTCACAAAGAAGAATCAAGGAGGAGCGTAAAGCTTTCGGGACACGTATTTTTGATCGCTTTTCAGAATGGAAGGGAACGCTCGCAACTTCCTTGATTGCTGGAGGGTGTTTATCGATATTCTCTCTAGGAGCAGGTATGGTGCTGCCTCTTTCATTCTTATGGCTGCTTGGTCTCGCGCTGATTTTGGTCAGCCTACCTCTCAAACTCAGCATGTATTCCGCTAGCTATTCACTAGGCATCACCGCACTAATGCTCCTAGCTCTTCCGTATATGCCTGAGTATGGTCCGATAGAATCCTGGAAGGTGTCTCTTCTGGAAACTCCGATGACATCGATTGCTGTCTTGATGTCGGTCATGCTCTTTGTTGAAGCGGTACTGCTTTTACGCACATCGAAAGCTCAGACGTTCCCGGAGCGGATTAAGGGCAGTCGGGGCATGTGGACTGGACAGCATCGCAGTACGAAAATGGCCATCGTTCCATTCGTCGCTCTTTTCCCAGCAGGAAGTATAGAAGCCTTAGCCTCCTGGTGGCCCCTCTTACATATAGGAGAGGAAAGCTTCGGGCTCGTCCTTGTTCCTTTTGTTATAGGTTGGGAATGGGTAGCAAAGGGACAGTCTCCTGAAAAAGTCGCAAAAACGATAGGACGGCATACGTTTGTGGTAGCGATTTTCGTTCTTTTGTTAACGATCGGAAGCATAATCTATAACCCACTATCTCTTGCAGCCATAGGAGCAGGGCTTGTAGGAAGAATCTTTATTCAAGTTCTTCACCGGTTAAAAGAAGGAGGCCAGAGCTTTTTTTCTCCTGATGCCAGAGGACTTCGCGTACTCGGTGTTATTCCGAAAAGTCCTGGAGCTCAAATGGGACTTACGCCTGGAGAGCTTATTGTGCGTGTCAACGCTCGACAAGTCCGAACGGAAAGACAGTTTTATGAAGCGCTTCAATTGAACGGTGGCTTTAACAAAATTGAAGTTAGGGATGAATGGGGAGAAAATCGTTATGTGCAGCGCGCCCTTTATGAAGGGGAGCACTATGAACTTGGACTAGTGTTCTTAGAACCTCCTGAGCGTGAAGAAACCGTTGGTTTATACGTGTGA
- a CDS encoding haloacid dehalogenase type II, protein MSYKAYVFDAYGTLFDVHSVMEKIHEYYPDQGASISQQWRDRQIHYFMVRQLIQGYRPFNEITQWALEDALAFSDMTIKPDVVEDLMKQYEKLQPYEEVSTFSEQHPDMIFTIFSNGTRSMLKPLLEHNQLTDTFDLLSADDVEVYKPHAEAYRYAQEKLDCSKDNILFFSSNPWDITGAASYGFDTAWVNRKQEKWPELGIEPTYIIQNLNEIPGE, encoded by the coding sequence ATGAGTTACAAAGCGTACGTATTCGATGCGTATGGAACCCTTTTCGACGTCCATTCTGTCATGGAGAAAATTCATGAGTACTACCCTGATCAAGGCGCCTCCATCAGTCAACAGTGGAGAGACCGGCAGATTCACTATTTTATGGTCCGCCAGCTGATTCAGGGCTATCGTCCATTCAATGAGATTACTCAATGGGCCCTGGAAGATGCTCTCGCTTTCAGTGATATGACGATCAAACCTGATGTTGTAGAAGACTTGATGAAGCAATACGAAAAACTGCAGCCGTATGAAGAGGTATCAACTTTCTCAGAGCAGCACCCTGATATGATTTTTACCATCTTCTCTAATGGAACGCGGTCAATGCTGAAACCTCTGCTTGAACACAATCAACTGACAGACACCTTTGATTTGCTCAGTGCAGACGATGTAGAAGTATATAAACCTCATGCGGAAGCTTACCGATATGCTCAGGAAAAATTAGATTGCAGCAAGGATAACATCCTATTCTTCTCAAGCAACCCGTGGGATATCACCGGCGCTGCGTCTTACGGGTTCGACACAGCTTGGGTGAATCGCAAACAGGAAAAATGGCCGGAACTGGGGATTGAACCGACTTATATAATTCAAAACCTAAATGAAATTCCTGGTGAGTAA
- a CDS encoding ABC transporter ATP-binding protein — protein MDTLLANNLTLGYGDSIIIDSLNIEIPKGKVTVLIGGNGCGKSTLLRSMARLLKPKSGEVVLDSKDISKMKTKEVAKKMAILPQSPTTPEGLTVHQLVKQGRYPYQGFTKRWSEQDENAVEKALKDTNLSELRDRTVDSLSGGQRQRAWIAMTLAQDTDTILLDEPTTYLDMTHQIDILDLLFDLNQDNGRTVVMVLHDINLACRYADHIIAVKDKSVFAQGKPEEVVNCELMQHVFEMNCEVRQDPLFGTPMCIPHGKGRCLIKQAQAEAQSQSQSIV, from the coding sequence ATGGATACGCTGCTCGCAAACAATTTAACCTTGGGATATGGAGATTCCATTATTATAGATTCGTTAAATATAGAAATTCCAAAAGGTAAAGTGACGGTGCTAATCGGAGGCAATGGCTGCGGGAAATCAACACTATTGCGCTCAATGGCCCGCCTGCTGAAACCTAAATCCGGTGAAGTTGTCTTAGACAGCAAGGATATTTCAAAAATGAAAACAAAGGAAGTCGCAAAGAAAATGGCGATTCTTCCACAAAGTCCAACGACGCCTGAAGGATTGACCGTTCATCAGTTGGTGAAGCAGGGAAGATACCCTTATCAGGGATTTACGAAGCGTTGGTCTGAGCAGGACGAAAATGCGGTTGAGAAAGCATTAAAAGATACGAACCTATCTGAGCTGCGGGATCGTACAGTGGATTCTCTATCTGGAGGACAGCGCCAGAGAGCTTGGATTGCTATGACCTTAGCGCAGGATACGGATACCATTTTACTTGATGAACCGACCACCTATCTTGATATGACTCACCAAATTGATATTTTGGATTTGCTCTTTGATTTGAATCAGGACAATGGACGTACCGTGGTAATGGTTTTACATGACATTAATCTAGCCTGCCGCTATGCAGACCATATTATTGCGGTAAAAGATAAATCTGTCTTCGCTCAGGGCAAACCTGAGGAAGTCGTTAATTGTGAGCTCATGCAGCACGTATTTGAAATGAATTGTGAAGTAAGACAGGATCCATTGTTTGGAACACCAATGTGTATTCCACATGGCAAGGGTCGTTGCTTGATTAAACAAGCCCAGGCAGAAGCGCAATCTCAATCTCAATCCATTGTATAA
- a CDS encoding COX15/CtaA family protein, translating to MKKFSILTTFVTFLALILGNLVVATDSGDACGTSWPFCNGSVIPDFTNYHVLIEYSHRLMVPLLAMLTFINAVGALYKHRKRRSVFILSILSLGLLIFQSLVGGFNVLLGTPPGFTTLDVTFSQMLLIVLVLLSYSLHEKKIELDRTSWSTVSMSYRTFLIGFGLYVMQVILGAFFKHSRASNVLLDIPAVEYLIQSESIANMIYSLHWVATVVIIVAAVWFLIYASKFKYHISLAWLYLISLLLNAVVGFVIVVTGNIVVASSIHMIISTITMVIGASILGGYWFKLQKKSVLS from the coding sequence ATGAAGAAATTCTCCATTTTGACAACGTTCGTAACTTTTCTCGCCCTTATCCTCGGTAATCTTGTCGTTGCGACAGATTCTGGGGATGCGTGCGGGACGTCCTGGCCGTTTTGTAATGGATCGGTCATTCCCGATTTTACGAACTACCATGTCCTTATAGAATACTCGCACCGTTTGATGGTGCCGCTTCTTGCGATGTTGACGTTTATTAACGCCGTGGGAGCGCTTTATAAACATCGCAAGCGGAGATCTGTCTTTATTTTATCGATTTTAAGCTTAGGCTTGTTGATCTTTCAATCACTCGTAGGAGGGTTTAACGTCCTTCTTGGTACTCCTCCCGGGTTTACAACGCTTGATGTGACATTCAGCCAAATGCTTCTGATTGTTCTCGTATTATTGAGTTACAGTCTGCACGAGAAGAAGATTGAGCTTGACCGTACAAGCTGGTCAACCGTTTCCATGAGCTATCGTACTTTTTTAATCGGCTTTGGGCTTTATGTGATGCAGGTCATTCTAGGGGCCTTCTTTAAACATAGCCGGGCCAGTAATGTCTTGCTTGATATCCCAGCCGTAGAATACTTGATCCAAAGCGAGTCGATCGCGAATATGATATACTCGCTGCACTGGGTAGCAACAGTCGTCATCATTGTTGCAGCTGTGTGGTTCCTTATTTATGCTTCTAAATTCAAGTATCACATTTCGCTTGCCTGGCTATACCTTATTTCGCTCTTATTAAATGCGGTGGTTGGATTTGTAATCGTCGTAACAGGTAATATTGTCGTTGCGTCGTCCATTCATATGATCATTTCAACGATTACCATGGTAATTGGTGCAAGCATCCTAGGTGGATACTGGTTCAAACTGCAAAAGAAATCGGTGTTAAGCTAA
- a CDS encoding metal-dependent hydrolase has translation MNTLHHGYWTFFAARKQKYVGWFVFGSVMPDIVYYVMFLYLAITRNAFQVVDDPDPMRALFGLVHDLFEHPVVFVLRQAGHSMFVWAVVFSVIFVWKGRKLTKWLALLYGWLGHIILDLLTHVEDAVPMFYPVSSYTFRSKVSYWDDEHYAGTFSIINTTLLLLSLLYLFIQKLRKKHPFTKSS, from the coding sequence TTGAATACACTCCACCACGGATATTGGACGTTTTTTGCCGCCAGAAAACAAAAATATGTTGGCTGGTTTGTTTTCGGCAGCGTAATGCCTGATATTGTCTACTATGTCATGTTTTTATACTTAGCGATTACACGGAATGCTTTTCAAGTTGTAGACGATCCGGATCCAATGCGTGCTTTGTTTGGTCTAGTTCATGACCTTTTTGAGCATCCAGTTGTGTTTGTCCTTCGTCAAGCAGGGCATTCTATGTTTGTGTGGGCTGTTGTATTCTCAGTTATTTTTGTCTGGAAAGGACGGAAATTAACCAAGTGGCTGGCTCTTTTATACGGTTGGCTGGGTCATATCATCCTGGACTTATTGACCCATGTCGAGGATGCTGTGCCGATGTTTTACCCTGTCAGCAGTTATACGTTTAGAAGCAAAGTATCGTACTGGGACGACGAACACTACGCCGGAACCTTTTCCATTATTAATACGACGCTTCTATTGCTATCACTTCTTTACCTTTTTATCCAAAAACTGAGAAAAAAGCATCCGTTCACAAAAAGTTCATGA
- a CDS encoding S41 family peptidase has translation MNIKPRFIALLMALAVLVGAAGSYIGIEYFANNEGEQSQSEQLANAGKNAENFGSLTEEEQKKFIEDMTGNGDLEKVAQAYNVIKENYVEEVDKKQLVEGAIQGMLDTLEDPYSVYMDQETMKQFNQSIESSFEGIGAEVSMVNDKVTIVAPIKGSPAEKAGLKPNDQILKVDGESVEGLDLYEAVLKIRGEKGTEVTLQVDRPGVSDPLNIEIVRDDIPLETVYTDTKEVDGKKVGVIEITSFSEKTSDEFHKALQKLESDGMEGLVIDVRGNPGGLFTDVQEILKEFITDEKPIVQVEDRKGEKSKYFSERTEKKEYPITVLMDEGSASASEILAATMNEAGGYDLVGTKSFGKGTVQQAIPMGDGSTIKLTLFKWLTPDGNWIHEKGIEPTVKVKQPAYFYTNPVEIEDSLKRNDNSDKIKNVQEMLKGLGYDPGRTDGYYSKETEAAVEAFQSDSGLEATGQVDEKTGGKLEEKIVEEVRDEENDRQMEKALEILFE, from the coding sequence ATGAATATAAAACCGCGTTTCATAGCGCTGTTGATGGCGCTTGCGGTGCTGGTAGGGGCAGCTGGCTCTTACATAGGCATAGAGTATTTCGCAAACAATGAGGGAGAACAGTCCCAATCGGAACAGCTGGCCAATGCTGGCAAGAACGCTGAGAATTTCGGAAGTTTAACTGAAGAAGAGCAGAAGAAATTCATAGAAGATATGACCGGAAACGGTGATTTAGAAAAAGTAGCCCAGGCTTATAACGTGATTAAAGAGAACTATGTAGAGGAAGTCGACAAGAAGCAGCTCGTCGAAGGGGCTATCCAGGGAATGCTGGATACGCTTGAGGACCCTTACAGTGTTTATATGGATCAGGAAACGATGAAGCAGTTTAATCAGTCCATAGAATCCTCCTTTGAAGGAATTGGTGCCGAGGTCAGCATGGTGAACGATAAGGTTACTATTGTTGCGCCAATCAAGGGTTCACCTGCTGAAAAAGCTGGACTGAAACCAAATGACCAAATTCTGAAAGTCGATGGAGAAAGTGTGGAAGGCCTTGACTTATATGAAGCTGTCCTTAAAATCCGCGGGGAAAAAGGGACAGAAGTAACTTTGCAAGTCGATCGACCTGGAGTAAGCGATCCTTTGAACATAGAAATTGTTCGCGATGATATTCCGCTAGAAACGGTCTACACCGATACGAAAGAAGTGGACGGTAAAAAGGTAGGCGTTATTGAAATTACTTCCTTCTCCGAGAAAACATCAGATGAATTCCACAAAGCGCTTCAAAAGCTTGAGAGCGATGGAATGGAAGGACTTGTTATTGATGTAAGAGGAAATCCTGGCGGCTTGTTTACGGACGTACAGGAGATACTGAAGGAATTTATTACAGATGAAAAGCCGATCGTACAAGTAGAAGATCGTAAAGGGGAAAAATCCAAATATTTCTCTGAGCGAACAGAGAAGAAGGAGTACCCGATCACCGTACTGATGGATGAAGGAAGTGCATCCGCTTCAGAGATTCTAGCTGCGACAATGAATGAAGCAGGCGGCTATGATCTTGTCGGTACGAAAAGTTTCGGAAAAGGAACGGTTCAGCAGGCTATACCAATGGGCGACGGCAGTACAATCAAATTGACGTTGTTCAAGTGGCTGACTCCTGACGGTAACTGGATTCATGAAAAAGGCATTGAGCCTACGGTTAAAGTGAAGCAGCCTGCATACTTCTACACAAACCCTGTAGAAATCGAAGACTCGCTGAAGCGCAACGATAATAGCGATAAAATTAAGAATGTCCAAGAAATGTTGAAAGGGCTCGGGTACGACCCAGGCCGCACAGATGGGTATTACAGCAAAGAAACAGAAGCGGCTGTAGAAGCTTTTCAATCCGATTCAGGGCTTGAAGCAACAGGCCAAGTCGATGAGAAAACAGGTGGCAAACTAGAAGAAAAAATCGTTGAAGAAGTTCGTGATGAAGAAAATGACCGTCAAATGGAAAAAGCTTTGGAAATCCTGTTTGAGTAA
- a CDS encoding DMT family transporter, translated as MKHLKFLSSFSYGLVFVILAAFLWGIGGGIAGILLNHGWDAIVIAAFRACLGFLFILFWYVLRKQMNFQLNKSVLIWAVVAGIGMAGNIGFYFISISHTNVPVASTLMYTAPIFVLLLSALFKTERITPFKLLSALVVVGGIILLTGVYDTGRSTIQFIGVLSGLLSGLSYAVFIFGYKNSSAYGNFITVLIISSITESTILLSLSDMKQFLSIFEMDQDLVLFLILGLIGAGLSTFLYVIGLKKITAGIASIVAMIEPVTASSFGILLLAQALNFTQLLGMIVIIVTITLLSYHSIRAENHKK; from the coding sequence ATGAAACATCTGAAGTTCCTCTCTTCTTTTTCCTATGGATTAGTATTTGTCATACTTGCGGCTTTTTTATGGGGTATTGGTGGAGGGATAGCTGGAATCTTATTAAATCATGGATGGGATGCCATCGTTATTGCAGCATTTCGCGCATGCCTTGGATTTCTCTTTATCCTCTTTTGGTATGTCTTACGAAAACAGATGAACTTCCAATTGAATAAATCTGTCCTTATATGGGCTGTAGTTGCTGGAATTGGGATGGCTGGTAATATCGGCTTTTATTTTATCAGTATTTCACACACTAATGTGCCTGTAGCTTCGACACTTATGTACACCGCCCCTATTTTTGTACTCCTTCTCTCCGCATTATTTAAAACGGAAAGAATTACTCCGTTTAAACTTTTATCGGCCCTAGTCGTCGTAGGAGGAATTATTTTATTAACAGGGGTTTATGATACCGGACGATCTACTATTCAATTTATAGGGGTTCTTAGTGGTTTGTTATCAGGATTATCCTATGCTGTTTTTATATTTGGTTACAAAAACAGTTCAGCTTATGGGAACTTCATAACTGTGTTAATTATTTCCTCCATTACAGAATCTACTATACTTTTGTCTCTATCTGATATGAAACAGTTTTTGTCTATATTTGAGATGGACCAGGATTTGGTTTTATTCTTAATTCTTGGTTTGATAGGGGCAGGCTTGTCCACTTTTCTCTATGTCATTGGTTTAAAGAAAATCACAGCGGGGATTGCTTCCATAGTTGCCATGATTGAGCCAGTGACCGCCTCTTCGTTTGGAATTCTTCTTTTAGCCCAAGCACTGAATTTCACTCAACTGCTAGGAATGATAGTTATTATCGTTACCATTACATTATTAAGCTATCACTCCATAAGAGCCGAAAATCATAAAAAGTAG
- the cccB gene encoding cytochrome c551, whose translation MKKLLSALFLGLILVLAACGGGGDEGTTDDNANEQTEEGTNEDTGEGNEGDGGESGETGESNVDAEAAEQAFQQNCASCHGGDLGGGMGPSLQQVGSKYSAEDIVGIIKNGKGSMPAQEQVSDEDAQLIAGWLATKK comes from the coding sequence TTGAAGAAACTATTATCCGCACTTTTCTTAGGATTGATCCTCGTTTTAGCTGCCTGCGGTGGCGGTGGAGACGAAGGAACAACCGATGACAATGCTAATGAACAAACTGAAGAAGGTACGAATGAAGACACTGGTGAAGGAAATGAAGGGGACGGCGGTGAGTCTGGGGAAACTGGCGAATCCAACGTAGATGCTGAAGCAGCTGAACAGGCTTTCCAACAAAACTGTGCCAGTTGTCATGGCGGTGACCTTGGCGGAGGAATGGGACCATCCCTGCAACAAGTAGGATCCAAGTATTCTGCTGAAGACATCGTTGGCATCATTAAGAATGGTAAAGGCAGCATGCCCGCTCAAGAACAAGTCTCTGATGAAGACGCTCAGCTTATTGCAGGCTGGTTAGCTACAAAGAAATAA
- a CDS encoding methanogen output domain 1-containing protein, with amino-acid sequence MAVSLSGTVFLSKLITQYAHLHERTVGKHAEEYIRQVGIRTGEWIESFYGEKNEQWSVERYAEVIVDIKNSIGGHFRISEVHPDKVIVKASACPFGEVVKDAPHLCMMTSSVFGGIASRRMGYGKVNLRKRIAKGDAGCEVVIYFQPTDEEEGLVYENLPITPSNGNPFIWDEEAIEALGEELRKSDEMILKLLDELETLKKEVDTLKAEKATRL; translated from the coding sequence ATGGCAGTTTCACTAAGTGGTACGGTATTCCTTTCTAAACTAATTACTCAATATGCTCATTTACATGAACGGACAGTAGGTAAACATGCAGAAGAATATATACGCCAGGTAGGAATTCGTACGGGAGAATGGATCGAGTCGTTCTATGGAGAAAAGAATGAACAGTGGTCTGTTGAGCGTTATGCCGAGGTGATTGTTGACATCAAGAACTCCATTGGGGGTCATTTTCGAATCTCAGAAGTCCACCCTGATAAAGTGATTGTAAAAGCGTCTGCGTGTCCATTCGGAGAAGTGGTTAAAGATGCTCCACACCTTTGTATGATGACTTCTAGCGTATTTGGAGGCATTGCGTCACGGCGAATGGGGTACGGCAAAGTCAATTTGAGAAAGCGGATCGCTAAAGGAGATGCGGGCTGTGAAGTCGTTATTTATTTTCAGCCGACGGATGAAGAAGAAGGACTTGTTTATGAAAACCTCCCGATCACTCCTTCAAACGGAAACCCTTTTATCTGGGATGAGGAAGCAATTGAAGCATTAGGAGAAGAACTGAGAAAAAGTGATGAAATGATCTTAAAGCTACTGGATGAATTAGAGACTTTAAAAAAAGAAGTGGATACGCTTAAAGCTGAAAAAGCGACAAGACTTTAA
- the ftsE gene encoding cell division ATP-binding protein FtsE — translation MIDMQGVYKTYPNGVTALNGLDVKIDQGEFVYVVGPSGAGKSTFTKLIYREEKPTKGSVRVIDMDTSTMKERKVPKLRRQVGVVYQDFRLLPTLTVYENVAFALEVIEENPSNIRRRVMDVLDQVRLKNKARFIPDELSGGEQQRVSIARAIVNHPKILIADEPTGNLDPDTSWEIMHILEEINAGGTTVLMATHSQEIVNTIRRRVIAIEDGMVVRDESKGEYGYEY, via the coding sequence ATGATAGATATGCAAGGAGTATATAAGACATACCCGAATGGGGTTACAGCATTAAACGGTCTTGATGTGAAGATTGATCAGGGTGAGTTCGTTTATGTCGTAGGCCCTAGTGGTGCAGGAAAATCGACATTTACAAAGCTTATTTACCGTGAAGAAAAGCCGACAAAAGGTTCTGTAAGAGTTATTGACATGGATACATCAACAATGAAAGAACGTAAGGTTCCAAAGCTTCGCCGGCAAGTAGGTGTCGTCTACCAGGATTTCCGTCTTCTTCCGACGCTCACGGTCTATGAAAACGTTGCTTTTGCATTGGAGGTCATTGAAGAAAATCCATCGAACATTCGCCGGCGTGTAATGGACGTATTGGATCAAGTTCGTTTGAAAAATAAAGCGCGCTTTATTCCAGATGAGCTTTCAGGCGGGGAACAGCAAAGGGTTTCTATTGCCCGGGCAATTGTCAATCATCCTAAGATTCTAATAGCTGATGAGCCGACAGGAAACCTTGACCCTGATACTTCGTGGGAGATCATGCACATTCTTGAAGAAATCAACGCTGGTGGAACCACAGTTTTAATGGCGACTCACAGTCAGGAAATTGTAAACACCATACGCAGGCGTGTTATCGCGATTGAAGACGGTATGGTTGTGAGAGATGAATCCAAAGGTGAATATGGATACGAATATTAA